The DNA segment GCACGCCCTTCGATCTGCCCGAGGCCGAACAGGAGCTGGCCGGCGGTTACAACATCGAATACAGCTCGATCAAATTTGCGATGTTTTTCATGGGCGAATACGCGAACATGATTCTGGCCTCGGCCATGATGGTGACGCTGTTTTTCGGCGGCTGGACGTTGCCGTGGTTCGGGCTGGATCAACCGGCGTCCACGTTGCCGGGCGGCGTGTTGCACATCGTGATTTTCCTGGCCAAAGTTTTCGCCTTCCTGGTGCTCTTCGTTTGGGTGCGCTGGATGTGGCCGCGTTTTCGTTACGATCAATTGATGGATCTCGGCTGGCGCCGGATGATTCCGGTGGCCTTAGTCAACATCGTGGTCACGGCCATCTGGTTGTGGTGGAGGAGCCTAAAATGAGAGCGAAGGTAACAACTCAAACGCGCGTTAACCGTCGGGTGTTTGGCTTTGGCCTAACGCAGGCTGGAACGCCGTTTCTCTCATTAGCACCCAGCTTCAGCTGGGTGTTAACGATTCGAAATAACGCAAAAACCGTTTTAACGGTTTTTCAGATCGGGAGTAGAGCCGAATATTGCCCATGACCAACCTATGCCACTCCATTCCTATACGCGTTGTTGGTTGCACATGGTTTGGGCAACAATCGAGCGGCGTCCGCTTTTGCCAAAACCGGCGGCAGCAAGGTTGTCAGCGCATTTGCACGAGCATGCCCACAAGAAAGGCATCTACATGAAGATCAACTTTGTCAATGCTGACCACACCCACGTGCTGGTGGACTTGCCCGTCGGCAAGGCGATTGATGAAGTAGTGCAATTGCTAAAAGGTGAATCATCGCACTGGGTGAACGAAAGCAACCTGATTGCAGGCAAGTTCGGGTGGCAACGCGGTTATGGCGCTTTTTCCGTTTCCCATTCCGGGGTGAACGAGGTGTGCGCTTATATCGCCCGACAGGAAGAGCATCACCGGAAAAAGACTTTCTCCGAAGAATTAAGGCAATTTGTCGAACGCTATGGATTAGCATGGCAAGAGGAGGAAAACCGTTGAAACGGTTTTCCCAACTGGGCCTCGAACCCACCCGGCTGAAGCCGGGTGCTATTGAGATTTGAAATGATCATTAAACGCAAACCTTTAAGTCTCTGGGAACGGTTGTACCTGCCGGCCATCATTGGCGGCTTCAAAGTCACGCTGCGTCACTTCTTCAAGAAAAAGGTGACCATGCAATATCCCGAGGAAAAATGGGTGGTGCCCGCCGGGTACCGGGGCGCGCCGTATCTGGTGCGCGATCAGGAAGGCAACACCAAGTGCGTGAGCTGCCAGCTTTGCGAATTTGTCTGTCCGCCCAAGGCCATCAAAATCACGCCGCCCGGTCCGGCGGGAGAACTGGCGGATCGTCCGAACGCGGAGAAAATGCCGAAGGAATTCGAGATCAACATGCTGCGCTGTATCTTCTGTGGTTTCTGCCAGGAAGTCTGTCCGGAGGAAGCCATCTTTCTGCAAAAGGATTATTCCCTGACCGGCACGAACCGGAAGGAAATGATTTACAACAAGGAAAAACTCCTCGACTTGGGCGGCACCCACGCAGGCGTCCAGAAATGGAAACACAAACTGGAAGAAGCCAAGGCGCAGGAAGATTTTCCGGTAAAAGTTTGAAAACACATGGCCATCCCTGATTTCTTATTCTATCTCTTCGCGGCGGCTACGCTGATCTTCGGCGCACTGGTCATCGCGAATCCGTTCAGCCGTAATCCGGTCACGAGCGCGATGTTTCTGGTGCTGACGATTGTCTCGCTCGCCGGATTGTTCGTCTTGTTGCGGGCCTTCTTCCTTGCGGCGGTGCAGGTGATTGTTTATGCGGGCGCGGTCATGGTGTTGTTTCTCTTTGTCATCATGCTGCTGGATTTGAAGGAAGAGGAACGCCGCCGAGTCAAGCTGGCCGGGTTGGTGGCGGGCGTGGTTTCCGTGGGCGCCATTGTGGCTTTGTTCGTGCGCTCGCTGCTCGCGTCGTCGCCGGGCCAGGATTTGCCCGCCCCGACCGCCGTTGGCGACACCGCCGCGCTGGGCAAACTGTTGTTCACCAATTACCTGTTGCCGTTCGAGATCGTTTCCATCCTGCTCCTGGTGGCCATGGTGGGGGTGATTCTCCTGAGTAAAAAAGATTTGAAATAAAATGCGTTACAGCGTTACCGAGTTAAACGGTTACAGCGGCCAAACGCCGCTGCGTCAGTCTCGTTTTAACGATTCAACGTTTTAACGATGTAACGATTCGAAGAAATGAACGTAGGACTGGAACATTATCTGGTGGTGAGCGCGCTGTTGTTCGCGCTGGGGCTGCTCGGCGTGATCACGCGCCGCAATCTGCTCGTGATGTACATGTCGCTGGAGTTGATGCTCAATGCGGCGAATCTGGCGTTGGTTTCCTTTTCCCGGTTCAACGACAATCTCGACGGGCAGATGGTGGTGTTTTTTGTAATCACCGTTGCCGCGGCCGAAGTGGCGGTGGGGTTGGCCCTGATTGTGGCGCTCTATCGCAAGCGCCGCTCCGCGCATGTGGAGGATTTGACGAGCCTGAGAAATTAAGGCAACCACCAATGGACACGAATAAACACGAATCTGTTAAGACGTTAAAACGTTGCCCCGTTAAATCGGGCGATTCGTCCGGCGTGAAGTTCGTGGCAACGATGCAGTATTTTAACCTTGTAACGCTTTAGCGAATGATCTTGGACCAGTTACCTTGGATAATCCTGTTCCTGCCGCTGGTGGCGACCGGATTGATTACGTTGTTTACGCAACGCAACCGGGCCGTCAGCGCCACGCTGTCCATCGGCGCCATTTGCGCGAGTTTCGTCCTCACGCTCACGCTCATTAAGTTAGGCGGTTGGGAAACGCGCGAGGTCGCCGTCAATTGGCTGGCCATCGGCGACTTCAACGTGAGCTTCGGTCTCAAGCTCGACGCGCTGAGTTTGATGATGCTGCTCATCGTCACCGGCGTGGGCAGCATCATTCATATCTTCTCGTACGGCTACATGCGGGACGATCCCGGTTTCTCGCGTTTCTTCGCGTGCATGAGCCTGTTCACGTTCTCGATGCTCGGCATCGTGCTCGCCACCGATTTCCTGCAATTGTTCATCGCCTGGGAACTGGTCGGCCTGTCGAGCTACCTGCTCATCGGATTTTGGTTTGAAAAGCCCAGCGCCGCCGATGCCGCGAAAAAAGCGTTCATCACAAACCGACTGGGCGACTTTGGGTTCATCTTGGGAATCTTAACTTTCTGGGCGCTGGCAGGCTCGCTTGGATTCGACGCTATTAAAGCTTGGATGGAAAAAGGAATCGATCCCGGCACGAAAGACATATTGGTCGTTCATTTAGGGTTGGGCTTCGCCGGCCTTCTGATCTTCTGCGGCGCGGTTGGCAAGTCCGCGCAATTCCCGCTGCACGTCTGGTTGCCCGACGCGATGGAAGGTCCAACGCCCGTCAGCGCGCTCATCCACGCTGCCACGATGGTTGCCGCTGGCGTTTACATGCTCTGTCGCGTGTTTTTCATCTTCACGCCGGATGCCCTCACCGTCATTGCCTGGATCGGCGGATTTACCGCATTGCTCGCCGCGCTGATTGCCGTGCAGCAAAACGACATCAAACGCATCCTCGCCTACTCGACGCTCTCACAACTCGGCTACATGGTGATGGCGGTGGGTTTGGGCGGACCGACCTCGGCAATGTTTCATCTCACCACGCACGCGTTTTTCAAAGCCCTGCTGTTCCTCGGCGCGGGTTCAGTGATCATCGCGCTGCATCACGAACAGGACATTTGGAAGATGGGCGGACTGCGCAAGAAAATGCCGGTGACGTTCTGGACGTTTCTGGTGGCCACCCTGGCGCTCTGCGGCGTGCCGCCGTTCAGCGGCTTTTACTCCAAAGACGCCATCCTCGCTCAGGCCTGGCAGAGTGCATCGGAGCATCCGTTTAGTGGTTACGCGCTGTTTGGCATCGGCACTCTCGTCGCGGTGCTGACCACGTTCTACATGTTCCGCCTGCTCTACGTGGCGTTCCTTGGCGAAGCCAAAGTGCCCGAGGCTGAACATGCGCATGAATCGCCCGGGGTAATGATCTGGCCGCTGCGCATTTTGGGGGTTGCGAGCATCGTCGGTGGCTTGATTGGCATCAGCCAATTATTCGATTCGCAATTTGACAATGTTGCGGCCGGTGAGGCCGATTCCACGGGTTGGTTCACGCAAATCATCGCGCCATTTTTACATGCGCCGGTGGCGGCGTTCAGTGGTTTGATTGCCGTGGCCATTGGTTTTCTTGCCGCCCGCGCGCTTTACGCCCAAGCCCAGAGCGATCCGCTGCCCGCCAAGCTCGGCGCGCTGTCCCGGGCGATGGCGAACCGCTTTTACTTCGACGAAATTTATGAAGCCACGGTCATCCGGCTGCACGATACGATTGCGGCAATTGCCGCTTGGATGGACCGCTGGATTGTTGAGGGCTTTTGCATTGGCTTTGTGCGCGGCGGAACGGATTTGGCCGGCCGCGCCTTGACCCAGTTCCAAACCGGCAATCTCCGGACCTACGCCTTCCTGTTCGCGGTTGGGGTGGCGGTGGTGCTGTGGTTCGTGCTTGGGAAGTAAGATGACAACGCTAACTCTAATTTTTCTTTTGCCGCTGCTTGCCGCCGTCGCGCTGGCGCTGGTCCCGCGTAATCTGTCCATCATCATGCGCGGCGTAGGCGTTTCAAAATCCGCGGTTGACAAATTTCAGCCAAAACGGTTACTTATCCGGAGTGCTTCGGCACTAGATTTATCTGCCCCCCGCGGACACGCCGAAAGGCCTCTTGCGGGGTTATTTTTTCTCTCTCATGCCTGCTGAACCAGCCATTAAGCGCGCAATGGTTTTTGTGGATGGCCAGAACTTGTTCTACGCCGCCAAGCAGGTTTTTGGTTACACGTATCCGAATTACGACATTGCTCTGCTGTCGGCAAAAGTCTGTCAGCAGCAGAATTGGCAATTGACGCAAACGCGGTTCTACACCGGTATCCCAAATTCCGACGACGACGCGACGTGGAGTCATTTTTGGAAGGCAAAGCTGGCGCAAATGGGACGGCAGGGCGTCCACGTTTTCTCACGTCCGTTGCGATATCGCTTGCACACAATCCGCCTACCAGATGGCCGCCCGTATTCTGTCCCGGTGGCTCAAGAAAAAGGCGTGGATGTCCGACTGGCGATTGATGTGGTTGGTCTGGCGTACCGGAATCAATTCGATGTGGCGATCATTTTCAGTCAGGACCAAGACTTGTCGGAGGTCGCCGATGAAATCCGTGTGATTGCCAAGGAACAGAACCGTTGGTTGAAAATCGCGTCGGCCTTTCCTATAAGTCCCGTCCCGCACAACGCGCGGGGTATCAATGGGACGGATTGGATCACCATTGATCGGATGACTTATGATGCCTGCCTGGATACGCGAGACTATCGCCTGAAACGGAGATCCAAAAGCTGATGACGACCTTGACCTTAATCTTTGCTCTACCGCTGCTCGCCGCCGTCGTGCTGGCGCTGGTCCCGCGCAATCTGTCCGTCATCATGCGCGGCGTCACCATCGGGGTGACGTTTATCACGATGCTGCTGGCCCTTGTGATGTTCTGGCAGTTTAACGACGCCGTACCGGATGCGAATGGCTATCGGTTTGTCAGCACCATTCCGGGATTGGGAGCGGAAGCGTTGGGCATCGCCTGTCGGCTGGGTGTGGACGGTTTGAACGTCGGCCTGGTGTTAATGGGCGCGATTGTGGCGTTCGCTGCGGCGTGTTGTGCGTTCGAGATCAAATCGCGCGAAAAGGAATTTTACATCCTGCTGCTCGTAATGACCGGCGGCATTCTCGGCGCGTTCATGTCGCTGGACCTGTTCTTTTTCTACTTCTGTCATGAACTGGCGTTGGTGCCCACATTCATCATGATTGGCGTCTGGGGCCGTGGCGAACGGAAGAACTACGCGACGTTTCAGATTACGCTTTATTTGAGTTTCGGCGCGTTGCTGGCGTTGATTGGGCTCATTGCGTTATATCTGCAAATGCCGGCGGACGGGCGCACCTTCGATATTCCCACGCTCACCCAGTATTTCGCTGAGCATACGATGGCGTTGAACGCGCAGAACTTCATCTTTCCGCTGTTGCTGTTCGGCTTCGGCATTCTGGTGTCACTGTGGCCGTTTCATTCGTGGGCGGCGCTGGGTTACAGTTCGGCTCCGAGCGCCACGGCCATGTTACATGCGGGAGTCTTGAAGAAATTCGGCCTCTACGGTTTGATCCGCGTGGCGTTACCGATGATGCCGGAGGCGACGCGCGGTTGGATGACCATCCTCGCGTGGTTGTGTTTGGGCAACATTCTCTACGTCGGTTGGGTGGCCATTCGGCAGAAGGATTTGAACCTGCTCTATGGCAACTCCAGCGTGGCGCACATGGGTTTCGTGTTCCTGGGGATTGCGAGTTTGAATCTCATCGGAGTAACGGGCGCGGTGGTGATCATGGTGGCGCACGGTTTCCTGGCGGCGTTGACGTTTGGTTTGAGCGGTTTCATTTACCATCACACCGGCACCCTGGTGATGAGTGAACTGGGCGGACTGGCGCGCAAGATGCGCTTCATCGGCGTTGCGTTCGTCATGGCGGCAATGGCGGGCTGCGGCTTGCCGGGCTTTCTAAATTTCTGGGGTGAAATCACGGTGTTCTTCGGTGCCTGGGCGGAGCCGGCGTTGCGGGTGGTGGTCGTGCTGGCGATTTGGGGAGCGTTGATCATCGGCGCAGTTTACATGTTGCGCGCCGTGCGAACGGTCATGCACGGTCCGCTGGACGAAACTCGCGCTTATGCGCCCAACGTGGCCGACGCCACCCTCTGGCGCAAGCTGCCCTACGCATTGCTAATTGCCAGTCTCTTGGTGTTCGGCTTTTTTCCGCGTTTGCTGACGGAAAAAATCAAACCGGTGACGGAGCAGATTGTCAGCATGGCGACGGCGATTCGCACCGGCACTGATTCCGCTCCGGCGATCATTGCCGGGAATCCGATCCAGCCAACCGCGCAACTTCAATCTACCGGGGACAAATGAGCACGCCCGATTACGAAAAGCTCGGTGTG comes from the Verrucomicrobiia bacterium genome and includes:
- a CDS encoding transposase, with amino-acid sequence MVWATIERRPLLPKPAAARLSAHLHEHAHKKGIYMKINFVNADHTHVLVDLPVGKAIDEVVQLLKGESSHWVNESNLIAGKFGWQRGYGAFSVSHSGVNEVCAYIARQEEHHRKKTFSEELRQFVERYGLAWQEEENR
- a CDS encoding NADH-quinone oxidoreductase subunit I; translated protein: MIIKRKPLSLWERLYLPAIIGGFKVTLRHFFKKKVTMQYPEEKWVVPAGYRGAPYLVRDQEGNTKCVSCQLCEFVCPPKAIKITPPGPAGELADRPNAEKMPKEFEINMLRCIFCGFCQEVCPEEAIFLQKDYSLTGTNRKEMIYNKEKLLDLGGTHAGVQKWKHKLEEAKAQEDFPVKV
- a CDS encoding NYN domain-containing protein, with protein sequence MPAEPAIKRAMVFVDGQNLFYAAKQVFGYTYPNYDIALLSAKVCQQQNWQLTQTRFYTGIPNSDDDATWSHFWKAKLAQMGRQGVHVFSRPLRYRLHTIRLPDGRPYSVPVAQEKGVDVRLAIDVVGLAYRNQFDVAIIFSQDQDLSEVADEIRVIAKEQNRWLKIASAFPISPVPHNARGINGTDWITIDRMTYDACLDTRDYRLKRRSKS
- the nuoK gene encoding NADH-quinone oxidoreductase subunit NuoK — encoded protein: MNVGLEHYLVVSALLFALGLLGVITRRNLLVMYMSLELMLNAANLALVSFSRFNDNLDGQMVVFFVITVAAAEVAVGLALIVALYRKRRSAHVEDLTSLRN
- a CDS encoding NADH-quinone oxidoreductase subunit M, with the translated sequence MTTLTLIFALPLLAAVVLALVPRNLSVIMRGVTIGVTFITMLLALVMFWQFNDAVPDANGYRFVSTIPGLGAEALGIACRLGVDGLNVGLVLMGAIVAFAAACCAFEIKSREKEFYILLLVMTGGILGAFMSLDLFFFYFCHELALVPTFIMIGVWGRGERKNYATFQITLYLSFGALLALIGLIALYLQMPADGRTFDIPTLTQYFAEHTMALNAQNFIFPLLLFGFGILVSLWPFHSWAALGYSSAPSATAMLHAGVLKKFGLYGLIRVALPMMPEATRGWMTILAWLCLGNILYVGWVAIRQKDLNLLYGNSSVAHMGFVFLGIASLNLIGVTGAVVIMVAHGFLAALTFGLSGFIYHHTGTLVMSELGGLARKMRFIGVAFVMAAMAGCGLPGFLNFWGEITVFFGAWAEPALRVVVVLAIWGALIIGAVYMLRAVRTVMHGPLDETRAYAPNVADATLWRKLPYALLIASLLVFGFFPRLLTEKIKPVTEQIVSMATAIRTGTDSAPAIIAGNPIQPTAQLQSTGDK
- the nuoL gene encoding NADH-quinone oxidoreductase subunit L — encoded protein: MDQLPWIILFLPLVATGLITLFTQRNRAVSATLSIGAICASFVLTLTLIKLGGWETREVAVNWLAIGDFNVSFGLKLDALSLMMLLIVTGVGSIIHIFSYGYMRDDPGFSRFFACMSLFTFSMLGIVLATDFLQLFIAWELVGLSSYLLIGFWFEKPSAADAAKKAFITNRLGDFGFILGILTFWALAGSLGFDAIKAWMEKGIDPGTKDILVVHLGLGFAGLLIFCGAVGKSAQFPLHVWLPDAMEGPTPVSALIHAATMVAAGVYMLCRVFFIFTPDALTVIAWIGGFTALLAALIAVQQNDIKRILAYSTLSQLGYMVMAVGLGGPTSAMFHLTTHAFFKALLFLGAGSVIIALHHEQDIWKMGGLRKKMPVTFWTFLVATLALCGVPPFSGFYSKDAILAQAWQSASEHPFSGYALFGIGTLVAVLTTFYMFRLLYVAFLGEAKVPEAEHAHESPGVMIWPLRILGVASIVGGLIGISQLFDSQFDNVAAGEADSTGWFTQIIAPFLHAPVAAFSGLIAVAIGFLAARALYAQAQSDPLPAKLGALSRAMANRFYFDEIYEATVIRLHDTIAAIAAWMDRWIVEGFCIGFVRGGTDLAGRALTQFQTGNLRTYAFLFAVGVAVVLWFVLGK
- a CDS encoding NADH-quinone oxidoreductase subunit J; this encodes MAIPDFLFYLFAAATLIFGALVIANPFSRNPVTSAMFLVLTIVSLAGLFVLLRAFFLAAVQVIVYAGAVMVLFLFVIMLLDLKEEERRRVKLAGLVAGVVSVGAIVALFVRSLLASSPGQDLPAPTAVGDTAALGKLLFTNYLLPFEIVSILLLVAMVGVILLSKKDLK